In Sedimenticola thiotaurini, the following proteins share a genomic window:
- a CDS encoding NAD(P)/FAD-dependent oxidoreductase — translation MKITRRGFIQTAGAATAAGMIGMPYIALGASKKVVIVGGGTGGATAAKYIRMADPSTEVTLIEANRNYYTCYMSNEVLGGERSLDSIKFGYDGLAKHGVKVVHARVTGIDAKARVVKTDDGGSYNYDRCVVAPGIDFRWDQIEGYDEKVAETIPHAWKAGPQTATLRKQLEDMKDGGTVVLAAPPNPFRCPPGPYERASQIAMYLKQHKPKSKVLIFDPKPKFSKQGLFMGAWKKMYGYGTDNAMIEWHGQQEEAGVVKVNAANKSVVTAFGDEIKADVLNVIPPQKAGAIAFAAGLTNDGGWCPVDLGTFESKIHANIHVLGDASIATGMPKSGYSANSQAKVCAAAIVAMLNGQEPGTPSYINTCYSIAGKDYAFSVAAVYRLADDRSKITSVSGGLTPGDSSPEVFKREVAYAHSWFNNITHDIFG, via the coding sequence ATGAAGATTACACGTCGAGGATTTATTCAAACTGCCGGCGCTGCAACCGCTGCCGGCATGATCGGTATGCCTTACATTGCACTGGGGGCATCAAAAAAGGTGGTTATTGTCGGTGGTGGTACCGGTGGCGCTACCGCTGCCAAATATATCCGCATGGCTGACCCCAGCACCGAAGTCACCCTGATCGAGGCAAATCGCAACTACTACACCTGCTACATGAGTAACGAGGTGCTGGGTGGTGAGCGTAGCCTGGATTCCATCAAGTTCGGCTACGACGGTCTGGCAAAACATGGCGTCAAAGTGGTGCATGCCCGGGTCACCGGCATCGATGCCAAGGCCCGTGTGGTTAAGACCGATGATGGCGGCAGTTACAACTACGACCGCTGCGTGGTAGCACCCGGTATCGATTTCAGATGGGATCAGATCGAGGGCTATGACGAGAAGGTTGCCGAGACCATCCCGCACGCCTGGAAGGCCGGTCCCCAAACCGCCACTTTGCGCAAGCAGCTTGAGGATATGAAGGATGGTGGTACCGTGGTACTCGCCGCGCCACCCAACCCGTTCCGCTGTCCTCCCGGACCCTATGAGCGTGCCAGCCAGATCGCCATGTATCTGAAACAGCACAAACCAAAATCAAAGGTTCTGATCTTTGATCCCAAGCCGAAGTTTTCCAAACAGGGCCTGTTTATGGGTGCCTGGAAAAAGATGTACGGCTACGGTACCGACAATGCCATGATCGAATGGCACGGCCAGCAGGAAGAGGCCGGCGTGGTCAAAGTGAACGCCGCCAACAAATCAGTGGTAACCGCATTTGGCGACGAGATCAAAGCCGACGTACTGAACGTGATTCCACCCCAGAAAGCGGGTGCGATCGCCTTCGCTGCGGGTCTGACCAACGACGGCGGCTGGTGCCCGGTCGATCTGGGCACGTTCGAGTCCAAGATCCACGCCAACATCCATGTGCTGGGTGATGCCAGTATCGCCACCGGCATGCCGAAATCGGGTTACTCCGCCAACTCCCAGGCGAAGGTCTGCGCCGCAGCTATTGTGGCCATGCTGAATGGTCAGGAGCCCGGCACACCCTCCTACATCAACACCTGCTACTCCATCGCGGGTAAGGATTACGCCTTCTCAGTGGCAGCCGTCTATCGACTGGCTGACGACCGTTCCAAGATCACTTCTGTTTCCGGCGGTCTGACCCCAGGCGATTCCAGCCCCGAGGTGTTCAAGCGGGAGGTGGCTTACGCCCACAGTTGGTTTAATAATATCACCCACGACATCTTCGGCTGA
- a CDS encoding c-type cytochrome, whose product MRIKLGGLGVLFSLFASTGLAQGPEEAAREVEKALHLTPDPDNGRKVYMICTVCHGPEGWASPDGMYPQIAGQQASVLIKQLADIRARNRDNPTMRPFTSPRLLGGAQEIADVAAYIAALPMNPNNMVGPGFDLALGERLYKDQCAECHGASGEGDADDHIPLIQGQNYFYLIRQFDWIRTGKRRNADKKMVRQIQRFSQREEYAVLDYVSRIRPPAEKLAPAGWLNPDFPDYVRPPRQGFPAHQPIR is encoded by the coding sequence ATGAGGATTAAACTGGGTGGCTTGGGTGTTTTGTTTTCACTGTTCGCCTCAACGGGGTTGGCGCAGGGGCCGGAGGAGGCTGCCCGGGAAGTGGAAAAGGCGTTGCATCTGACGCCAGACCCGGACAACGGCAGGAAGGTTTATATGATCTGCACCGTCTGCCATGGCCCCGAAGGGTGGGCGAGCCCGGATGGTATGTATCCCCAGATTGCCGGCCAGCAGGCCAGTGTGCTGATCAAGCAGTTGGCGGATATCAGGGCGCGCAATCGTGACAATCCCACCATGCGGCCCTTTACTTCGCCCCGTTTGCTGGGTGGGGCGCAGGAGATCGCCGACGTAGCGGCTTACATCGCTGCCTTGCCCATGAACCCCAACAATATGGTTGGTCCCGGATTTGATCTGGCGCTGGGTGAGCGGCTGTACAAGGATCAGTGCGCCGAGTGTCACGGTGCATCGGGTGAAGGTGATGCCGATGACCATATACCCCTGATACAGGGACAGAACTACTTCTACCTGATTCGCCAGTTTGACTGGATACGCACCGGCAAGCGGCGCAATGCGGATAAAAAGATGGTCAGACAGATCCAGCGCTTTTCCCAGCGAGAGGAGTATGCGGTGTTGGATTATGTCTCCAGGATCAGGCCGCCGGCCGAGAAACTGGCGCCGGCGGGTTGGCTGAATCCCGATTTTCCGGACTATGTGCGTCCTCCCCGGCAGGGTTTTCCTGCCCATCAGCCGATACGCTAG
- a CDS encoding ACT domain-containing protein codes for MQPISDLGRLLQAMEPVQTPGVYIFTMLPDGVAIDPASIVASIREPEGVSLVVTEETAVHLELPVLFRAAWITLNVHSDLAAVGLTAAFSTALGEVGISCNVVAGVHHDHIFVPYEQANSALTALRRLQHSAN; via the coding sequence ATGCAGCCCATTTCCGATCTCGGCCGATTACTGCAGGCCATGGAGCCCGTTCAGACGCCGGGCGTTTATATATTCACCATGCTCCCGGATGGTGTGGCTATTGATCCGGCATCGATTGTGGCCAGTATACGGGAGCCGGAAGGGGTATCCCTGGTAGTGACGGAGGAGACAGCGGTACACCTGGAACTGCCCGTTCTGTTTCGCGCTGCATGGATAACACTTAATGTCCATTCTGATCTGGCCGCCGTGGGTTTGACGGCAGCTTTTTCCACCGCGCTTGGCGAGGTTGGTATCAGTTGCAACGTGGTTGCCGGTGTGCATCACGATCATATCTTCGTGCCCTATGAACAGGCGAACAGCGCGCTGACAGCGCTGCGCCGACTGCAGCACTCCGCCAACTGA
- a CDS encoding ATP-binding protein produces MNIRWKLFVTISSALIINLAVGYYAFISFRQATLNANRITEHTFTIVTESLATQVHFKKQVQEWKNILIRGHQDELYARYFEQFEQEETLTQQSIRRLLELLEPETDSWQAAHNFQLAHETLGKEYRQALQNHPRITNSSYTEIDRTVRGIDRQPTELMRQVVDAAVAYKNRRLDQITREQSATQQRILFAAIGVLTLTVMLLVWFGDQVIARPIAQATQVARRISKGDLDGTIPIHGNDEAGELLQALKTMQDSVATSQERLKQEQSQLAERVERRTRALNIANAELARAAKTKDMFLATMSHELRTPLTTIMGLTEMLQDQLYGPVNSGQGRSLATIQESSRHLLTLINDILDVAKVESGKMVLKWDYLPVDQLAEASLRMVRQPANSKHHQLKQHIDPAIQLIHGDGRRLKQLLVNLLGNAIKFTPEGGTIGLDISARDDNRAIEICVWDNGIGIEQEQQSHLFEPFVQLDNDSTRRYSGTGLGLTLVKRMTELHGGQVGVESTPGVGSRFTITLPWTPEDNAAHQHKLPQEQTSNATLQPEVLAEKTVLVTEDNPANRSMVSDFLELQGFRVISASSGTEALKLAYQNLPDIILMDIQLSDMDGLEVTRQLRKHPLLAKTPIIALTALAMPGDRERCLEAGMDDYMSKPAGLKEIYQRLLNHL; encoded by the coding sequence ATGAATATCCGTTGGAAGCTATTCGTCACTATCAGTAGCGCACTCATCATTAACCTGGCAGTGGGGTATTACGCCTTCATCAGTTTCAGGCAGGCGACACTTAATGCCAACAGAATAACCGAGCACACCTTCACCATTGTCACCGAAAGCCTGGCCACCCAGGTGCATTTCAAAAAACAGGTGCAGGAGTGGAAAAATATTCTGATCCGAGGCCACCAGGATGAACTCTACGCGCGATACTTCGAACAGTTTGAACAGGAAGAGACCTTGACCCAGCAGAGTATCAGGCGGCTGCTGGAACTGCTCGAGCCGGAAACCGATTCCTGGCAGGCCGCCCACAACTTCCAACTGGCCCATGAAACACTTGGCAAAGAGTATCGGCAGGCACTGCAGAACCACCCCAGGATCACCAACAGCAGCTATACCGAGATCGACCGGACCGTAAGAGGCATTGACCGCCAGCCCACGGAATTGATGCGCCAGGTGGTGGATGCAGCCGTGGCTTACAAAAACAGACGATTGGACCAGATCACCCGGGAACAATCGGCGACACAGCAGCGCATTCTGTTTGCGGCTATCGGCGTGCTGACCCTGACCGTCATGCTGCTGGTCTGGTTTGGCGACCAGGTGATTGCCCGGCCAATTGCCCAGGCGACCCAGGTAGCCAGGCGTATATCCAAGGGTGATCTGGATGGTACCATCCCCATACATGGCAATGATGAAGCGGGTGAGCTGCTTCAGGCATTGAAAACCATGCAGGATAGCGTGGCGACCTCCCAGGAGAGACTGAAGCAGGAGCAGTCACAGCTGGCGGAGCGGGTGGAGCGGCGTACCCGGGCCCTCAACATCGCCAACGCCGAACTGGCCCGCGCAGCCAAGACCAAGGATATGTTCCTGGCCACCATGAGTCATGAGTTACGCACTCCCCTGACCACCATCATGGGATTGACGGAGATGTTGCAGGATCAGCTCTACGGCCCGGTAAACAGCGGCCAGGGACGCTCATTGGCCACCATCCAGGAGAGTTCCCGTCACTTGCTGACCCTGATTAACGACATCCTGGATGTGGCCAAGGTGGAATCGGGCAAGATGGTGCTGAAATGGGATTATCTACCGGTCGATCAACTTGCCGAAGCCAGCCTGAGAATGGTCCGGCAACCCGCCAACAGCAAACACCATCAACTGAAACAGCACATCGATCCGGCCATACAACTGATCCATGGTGATGGACGGCGTCTGAAACAGTTGCTGGTCAATCTGCTGGGCAACGCGATCAAGTTTACTCCGGAAGGCGGCACTATCGGCCTGGATATCTCTGCCCGGGATGACAATCGCGCAATCGAGATCTGCGTCTGGGACAACGGCATCGGTATCGAGCAGGAGCAGCAGTCCCATCTGTTTGAACCCTTCGTACAACTGGACAACGACTCGACCCGGCGTTACAGCGGTACCGGTCTCGGCCTGACGCTGGTGAAACGCATGACCGAGCTGCACGGAGGTCAAGTGGGTGTGGAGAGTACGCCAGGGGTCGGCAGCCGCTTTACCATCACCCTGCCCTGGACCCCGGAAGATAACGCCGCACATCAGCACAAACTGCCCCAGGAGCAAACCAGCAACGCCACCCTGCAACCGGAAGTCCTGGCGGAGAAAACGGTGCTGGTGACCGAAGACAACCCGGCGAACCGCAGCATGGTCAGCGATTTCCTGGAACTGCAGGGTTTCCGGGTGATCAGCGCCAGCAGCGGTACAGAGGCCCTGAAACTGGCCTACCAGAATCTGCCCGACATTATCCTTATGGATATTCAACTCAGTGACATGGATGGTCTGGAAGTGACACGCCAATTACGCAAGCACCCACTCCTGGCCAAGACGCCGATTATTGCCCTCACGGCTCTGGCCATGCCCGGTGATCGGGAGCGCTGCCTGGAGGCCGGGATGGACGACTACATGAGCAAACCGGCCGGCCTGAAGGAGATCTACCAACGGCTGCTTAACCACCTCTGA
- a CDS encoding TonB-dependent receptor has protein sequence MNKNSSGINTPPFRRRLLVLLTAFLVQGSALAEDTAPSITVSAEPVTDGEAPDRTAMDAAVVKRSRAATSDTASMLKNIPGVMTYSAGGVSSLPVIHGLADDRLRVKVDGMDLISACGNHMNPPLSYIDPTSVSNAQVFAGITPVSVGGDSIGGAILVDSPDPEFAQPGAGLLTKGEVGATYRSNGNVRGGNVKATIANENLSLTYRGSTIKADDYKAGGAFKPAGPAAAGREWLDADEVGSTYYDSTNHALDIGLRNGNHLFELTLGLQDISDQGYPNQRMDMTGNDSTQINFGYKGDFDWGSLDARAYREHTRHKMQFGDDKLFWYGPNPPAPNTDGVPCTPAGGGAGCAAGMPMDTEGDNLGLQVKAEIPLSLRDMLRVGGEVQRYRLDDWWEPAGKGMWPDAFININDGQRDRLALFAEWEAQWTPQWLTQFGLRGERVSMDAGEVQGYNTTSAQYAAESAAFNAADRDKTDNNLDLTALARFTPDRNRSIEFGYARKTRSPNLYERYAWSTGGMAMRMINMAGDGNGYVGNLDLEPEIAHTLSATFDWHAADGKEWGLKLTPYFTYVDDYIDAKRCASANMNCGAANQTATNAFVYLQFVNQSARLYGLDISGHYPLAKGTRFGRFTARGALSYVRGENRDTGDNLYNIMPLNAKLAVEQQYGGWTNAIEVELVDSKDDVSSVRNELETDSYALLHLRGSYEWKQLRLDFGVENLFDKFYNHPLGGAYTGQGKTMSGTGVAWGTPVPGMGRSLYAGVNYSF, from the coding sequence ATGAATAAAAACAGTAGTGGGATTAATACACCTCCTTTCAGACGACGTTTGCTGGTCTTGCTGACCGCTTTTCTGGTTCAGGGCAGTGCCCTGGCAGAGGATACAGCCCCCAGTATTACGGTTAGCGCGGAGCCTGTCACTGACGGTGAAGCTCCCGACCGGACGGCCATGGATGCAGCCGTGGTGAAACGCTCGCGGGCCGCCACCAGCGACACCGCCAGTATGCTGAAAAATATCCCCGGTGTGATGACCTATAGTGCCGGTGGTGTCTCCAGTCTGCCGGTGATCCATGGACTGGCTGATGACCGTCTGCGTGTCAAAGTGGATGGTATGGATCTGATCTCGGCCTGTGGCAACCATATGAATCCGCCACTCTCCTATATCGATCCCACCAGCGTCAGCAATGCCCAGGTGTTTGCCGGTATTACCCCGGTCAGTGTGGGTGGTGACAGTATTGGTGGCGCGATCCTGGTTGACTCGCCCGATCCGGAATTTGCCCAGCCAGGCGCCGGATTGCTGACCAAGGGCGAGGTGGGCGCCACTTACCGAAGCAATGGCAATGTGCGTGGCGGTAATGTGAAAGCGACGATTGCCAACGAGAACCTCAGCCTGACCTACCGTGGCTCCACCATCAAGGCGGATGATTATAAAGCGGGCGGCGCCTTCAAACCGGCGGGGCCGGCGGCGGCCGGTCGGGAGTGGCTGGATGCCGATGAAGTTGGCTCCACCTACTACGACTCCACCAACCATGCGCTGGATATTGGTCTGCGCAATGGCAATCACCTGTTTGAACTGACCCTGGGCTTGCAGGATATCTCCGACCAGGGCTATCCCAATCAGCGCATGGATATGACCGGCAACGACAGCACCCAGATCAACTTCGGCTACAAGGGCGATTTTGACTGGGGTAGCCTGGATGCCCGGGCCTATCGGGAACATACCCGGCACAAGATGCAGTTTGGTGACGATAAACTGTTCTGGTACGGGCCCAATCCTCCTGCGCCCAACACAGATGGTGTGCCCTGCACACCGGCTGGTGGAGGTGCTGGTTGTGCCGCAGGCATGCCGATGGATACCGAGGGTGATAACCTGGGGTTGCAGGTGAAAGCGGAAATCCCCCTCTCCTTACGGGATATGTTGCGAGTCGGCGGTGAGGTCCAGCGCTACCGGCTGGATGACTGGTGGGAACCTGCCGGAAAGGGCATGTGGCCGGACGCCTTTATCAATATCAACGATGGTCAACGGGATCGTCTGGCCCTGTTTGCCGAGTGGGAGGCCCAGTGGACGCCTCAGTGGCTGACCCAGTTTGGCCTGCGGGGTGAGCGCGTCAGCATGGATGCCGGTGAGGTACAGGGTTATAACACCACCTCGGCACAGTATGCGGCGGAGTCGGCGGCATTCAACGCGGCTGACCGGGATAAGACCGACAACAATCTGGATCTGACCGCCCTGGCCCGTTTTACCCCGGACCGGAATCGTTCCATTGAATTCGGTTACGCCCGCAAGACCCGCTCACCCAACCTGTATGAGCGTTACGCCTGGTCGACCGGTGGCATGGCCATGCGCATGATCAACATGGCGGGTGATGGCAACGGCTACGTGGGTAACCTGGATCTGGAGCCGGAGATCGCCCACACCCTGAGTGCAACCTTTGATTGGCATGCCGCAGATGGGAAGGAGTGGGGCCTCAAGTTGACCCCTTACTTCACCTACGTGGATGACTATATCGATGCGAAACGCTGCGCCTCGGCTAATATGAACTGTGGCGCCGCCAACCAGACGGCAACGAATGCCTTTGTCTACCTGCAGTTTGTCAACCAGTCGGCCAGGCTGTATGGGCTGGATATCTCCGGTCACTACCCGCTGGCCAAGGGCACCCGGTTTGGCCGCTTTACCGCCCGCGGTGCGTTGAGCTACGTACGGGGTGAGAACCGGGATACCGGCGACAATCTCTACAACATAATGCCGTTGAATGCCAAGCTGGCGGTTGAGCAGCAGTATGGCGGTTGGACCAACGCCATCGAGGTGGAACTGGTGGACAGCAAGGACGATGTCTCCAGTGTCAGGAACGAGCTGGAAACCGACTCCTATGCACTGCTGCACCTGCGCGGCAGCTACGAGTGGAAGCAGTTGCGCCTGGACTTTGGCGTGGAGAACCTGTTTGACAAGTTCTACAACCACCCGCTGGGTGGCGCCTACACCGGTCAGGGCAAGACCATGTCCGGAACCGGAGTGGCCTGGGGTACGCCGGTACCGGGAATGGGTCGTTCCCTGTATGCCGGGGTTAACTACAGCTTCTAG
- a CDS encoding (Fe-S)-binding protein, which produces MEHDFAKGVEELGLQIDSRIAAYFSSCIHCGLCAEACLFYTETDDPRYTPIYKLEPMRRLWKAQHTFWGKFAVKLGLSKPLTEQDFADWEELVYDSCTMCGRCSMVCPVGNDIAYMIRKEREGFSSAGYSPVGMQEATHRALTIGSPMGVTLKTLRAALAHVEKDTGLNIPMDQQGADYMTLFSSMEIVNFPEYIESLARIFAAAGVSWTISSEAFEATNSGIQIGSHQAAAELVGRVVNAAESLGVKYVISPECGHAYSAIRWEGPNLIGRPYRFQVIHILELLDELQKSGRLQLSGHTDTPLTFHDPCQIVRRGGVVESPRDLLGKVASGFVEMADHGTMNWCCGGGGGVSANERAEELRLKVFDRKRKQLDELGVTTMVTACANCRIVLEEGIEDREMNVEVIGLTELLAEHLLLPEKRTD; this is translated from the coding sequence ATGGAGCACGATTTTGCCAAAGGGGTAGAGGAGCTGGGTCTACAGATCGACTCCAGGATCGCCGCCTATTTCTCTTCCTGTATCCATTGTGGACTCTGTGCCGAGGCGTGCCTGTTTTACACCGAGACCGATGATCCCCGTTATACACCCATCTACAAGCTGGAACCGATGCGTCGGTTGTGGAAGGCGCAGCACACCTTCTGGGGCAAGTTCGCCGTCAAGCTGGGGTTGAGCAAACCTTTGACAGAGCAGGATTTCGCCGACTGGGAGGAGTTGGTGTATGACAGCTGTACCATGTGTGGCCGCTGCTCCATGGTCTGCCCGGTGGGTAACGATATCGCTTACATGATCCGCAAGGAGCGGGAGGGATTCTCTTCAGCAGGTTATTCCCCGGTGGGTATGCAGGAGGCGACGCATCGTGCCCTGACTATCGGCAGTCCCATGGGGGTAACCCTGAAAACTCTGCGGGCGGCGCTGGCCCATGTTGAAAAAGACACCGGACTGAACATACCGATGGATCAGCAGGGTGCCGACTACATGACCCTGTTCTCCTCCATGGAGATTGTCAATTTCCCGGAATATATCGAAAGCCTGGCGCGCATCTTCGCTGCTGCCGGAGTCTCCTGGACCATCAGCAGCGAGGCGTTCGAGGCGACTAACAGCGGTATACAGATCGGCAGTCACCAGGCGGCGGCTGAGCTGGTCGGTCGGGTGGTGAACGCGGCGGAATCACTGGGTGTGAAATACGTGATCAGTCCCGAGTGTGGCCACGCCTACAGCGCCATCCGCTGGGAGGGGCCGAATCTGATCGGGCGGCCCTATCGTTTCCAGGTTATCCATATTCTGGAACTGCTGGATGAACTGCAGAAGTCCGGACGCCTGCAACTCTCCGGTCACACCGATACGCCACTCACTTTTCACGATCCCTGCCAGATCGTGCGCCGTGGCGGGGTAGTTGAATCGCCCCGGGATCTGCTGGGCAAGGTCGCCAGCGGTTTTGTGGAGATGGCGGATCACGGCACCATGAACTGGTGCTGCGGCGGCGGTGGTGGTGTCAGTGCCAATGAGCGGGCCGAGGAGCTGCGCCTCAAGGTATTTGATCGTAAGCGCAAACAGCTCGATGAACTGGGGGTCACGACCATGGTTACCGCCTGTGCCAATTGCCGTATTGTGCTTGAGGAGGGGATCGAAGATCGTGAAATGAATGTGGAAGTTATTGGTCTGACGGAACTGCTGGCCGAACACCTCCTGCTGCCTGAGAAGCGCACTGACTGA
- a CDS encoding formate dehydrogenase subunit gamma has translation MSREWFPQRVADVMAGRGWVLFCLVLLLPLLTSTLVTGAEGVERAQSIPVPNPSAELWREVRQRDGVFTGRTQVAGVDSGTLINPYGETWRNFRMQQLIPYSGYLLAAMLLLLALFYFIRGKVRVNAGMSDKKLFRYSLYERVIHWFIASVFLFLALTGLVLLFGKPLLIPLIGQEMFALFASASKEGHNLFGPLFAVALLLVFIRFVRRNIYQRGDLTWLLKGGGIIGNSHVPSNFFNMGEKSMFWLLVLVGAVIVGSGLILVFPLFGQARITMELAHVSHGVTTLLMIAVIMGHIYIGSVGMEGALDGMTTGYCDLNWAREHHAQWAERCEQKGEVVLQAEVSRLRGDAGLRLNPPVDAQESSR, from the coding sequence ATGAGCAGGGAGTGGTTCCCGCAAAGAGTGGCCGACGTGATGGCTGGCAGGGGTTGGGTACTGTTCTGCCTGGTACTGTTGCTGCCGTTACTGACATCCACCCTGGTGACAGGGGCGGAGGGAGTTGAACGGGCCCAATCCATACCGGTGCCCAATCCAAGTGCCGAACTGTGGCGGGAGGTACGCCAGCGGGATGGGGTGTTCACCGGCCGGACCCAGGTGGCGGGGGTGGACAGCGGTACCCTGATCAACCCCTACGGGGAAACCTGGCGCAATTTCCGTATGCAGCAGCTGATCCCCTACAGCGGCTATCTGCTGGCCGCTATGTTGCTGTTGCTGGCACTGTTCTATTTCATCCGCGGCAAGGTCCGGGTGAATGCGGGTATGAGCGATAAAAAACTGTTCCGCTACAGCCTGTACGAACGGGTCATACACTGGTTTATCGCCTCGGTGTTTCTGTTTCTCGCCCTGACCGGACTTGTTCTGCTATTTGGTAAACCCCTGTTGATTCCACTGATCGGGCAGGAGATGTTTGCCCTGTTCGCTTCGGCCAGCAAGGAGGGGCACAACCTGTTCGGCCCGCTGTTCGCGGTGGCGCTGTTGCTGGTCTTTATCCGATTTGTACGGCGTAATATCTATCAGCGGGGTGATCTCACCTGGCTGTTGAAAGGGGGTGGCATTATTGGCAACAGCCACGTGCCATCCAACTTTTTCAACATGGGCGAGAAGAGCATGTTCTGGCTGCTGGTACTGGTGGGTGCCGTGATTGTGGGCTCCGGCCTGATTCTGGTGTTTCCCCTGTTCGGTCAGGCCCGTATCACCATGGAACTGGCCCACGTCTCCCATGGGGTCACCACGCTGTTGATGATCGCCGTGATCATGGGCCATATCTATATCGGCTCGGTGGGTATGGAAGGGGCGCTGGACGGCATGACCACCGGTTATTGTGATCTCAACTGGGCCCGTGAACACCACGCCCAGTGGGCCGAGCGCTGCGAGCAGAAGGGCGAGGTGGTGCTGCAGGCGGAAGTCTCCCGCCTGCGGGGTGATGCCGGTCTCCGGCTGAATCCACCAGTTGATGCACAGGAGAGCAGCCGATGA
- the fdh3B gene encoding formate dehydrogenase FDH3 subunit beta, giving the protein MARMKFYCDAERCIECNACVTACKNENDVPWGVNRRRVVTIKDGEPGERSLSVACMHCSDAPCIAVCPVDCIYDTIDGVVLHDKDICIGCGYCFYACPFGAPQFPQEGAFGSRGKMDKCTFCAGGPEEDFSVEERRKYGSNRLAEGKLPLCAEMCSTKALLAGDANVIADVYRERVVNRGASVLNRGVSYRNAGFRASSGMEGKGSNKK; this is encoded by the coding sequence ATGGCCCGCATGAAATTCTATTGTGACGCTGAACGCTGCATCGAGTGCAACGCCTGTGTCACCGCCTGTAAAAACGAGAATGATGTGCCCTGGGGAGTAAACCGTCGCCGCGTGGTCACCATCAAGGATGGTGAACCGGGTGAACGCTCCCTTTCGGTGGCTTGCATGCACTGCTCCGATGCCCCCTGTATCGCGGTCTGCCCGGTTGACTGTATCTACGATACGATCGACGGAGTGGTACTGCATGACAAGGACATCTGCATCGGCTGTGGTTACTGCTTCTACGCCTGTCCGTTCGGCGCGCCCCAGTTCCCCCAGGAGGGGGCGTTCGGCTCCCGGGGCAAGATGGACAAATGTACCTTCTGTGCCGGTGGTCCCGAGGAGGACTTCAGTGTGGAGGAGCGGCGCAAGTACGGTTCCAACCGGCTGGCCGAGGGCAAACTGCCGCTCTGTGCCGAGATGTGCTCCACCAAGGCGCTGTTGGCCGGTGATGCCAATGTGATTGCGGATGTGTATCGGGAACGGGTGGTCAACCGGGGCGCCAGCGTGCTCAACCGGGGGGTCTCCTATCGCAACGCCGGCTTCCGCGCTTCCAGTGGCATGGAGGGTAAGGGGAGTAATAAAAAATAA
- a CDS encoding twin-arginine translocation signal domain-containing protein, whose amino-acid sequence MKQDQNRNPDADRRRFIKDSLVTGVGIATATVLPGTLMAAGQDGSAGEPKAQKGYHLTPHIIEYYKTMRS is encoded by the coding sequence ATGAAACAGGATCAGAACAGGAACCCGGATGCTGATCGGCGCCGGTTTATCAAAGACTCACTGGTGACAGGGGTGGGTATCGCTACCGCTACGGTGTTGCCGGGCACGCTCATGGCGGCCGGGCAGGATGGATCGGCAGGCGAGCCGAAGGCCCAGAAAGGGTATCACCTGACGCCCCACATCATCGAGTACTACAAGACCATGAGAAGTTGA
- a CDS encoding TorD/DmsD family molecular chaperone, producing MVDQVEAMRTEAVEQQTETDSAAITPVDGDPSPEQHYRAGAYALLASLLGGAPDQERLGWVSGFAVVDQSGDEMALAMSMLGLAAKSCSPETIDDEYHALFIGLGRGELVPYGSWYLTGFLMERPLGRLRNDLAALGFQRDPAVHEPEDHVAALCEVMQLLISDGVAHEQQSQFFNTHMADWFKRFFVDLSEARSAVFYRAVGRFGIAFMDLEQRYLAMQV from the coding sequence ATGGTCGATCAGGTGGAGGCTATGCGGACAGAGGCGGTGGAACAACAAACAGAAACCGATAGCGCCGCGATCACCCCGGTGGATGGTGATCCGTCCCCGGAACAGCACTACCGCGCCGGTGCTTATGCCCTGCTGGCTTCGCTGCTGGGGGGAGCGCCGGACCAGGAGCGTCTGGGGTGGGTGTCCGGCTTTGCCGTGGTTGATCAGAGTGGCGATGAGATGGCGCTGGCCATGTCCATGCTGGGGCTGGCGGCCAAATCCTGCAGCCCCGAAACCATTGATGATGAATACCATGCCCTGTTTATCGGCCTGGGCCGGGGTGAACTGGTGCCCTACGGCTCCTGGTATCTCACCGGGTTCCTGATGGAGCGACCCCTGGGGCGGTTGCGGAACGATCTGGCCGCGCTGGGATTTCAGCGGGATCCGGCGGTGCATGAGCCGGAAGATCACGTGGCGGCGCTGTGTGAAGTGATGCAGCTGCTGATCAGTGATGGGGTGGCTCATGAACAGCAGTCTCAGTTCTTTAATACCCATATGGCCGATTGGTTTAAACGTTTCTTTGTCGATTTGAGCGAAGCCCGATCCGCCGTGTTTTACCGGGCGGTGGGCCGTTTTGGTATCGCCTTCATGGATCTGGAGCAGCGTTACCTGGCCATGCAGGTTTAA